The following proteins come from a genomic window of Novosphingobium aromaticivorans DSM 12444:
- a CDS encoding EAL domain-containing protein: MSAEQFPEVTSTAGRARHFARTRRRERSAQPAFREAGATFLFGGDPSNRLVAPEWPKMAIPMALALAGLALFNLSIPTILPALLALLALVATHFSSIAVKIESERKLETGQRLALMGLAVALPMFLFGSAMGFWGESGQVAWFGCLAVVVTTGVLATVVQSGRLVAVIAAQVGIWSGVTCVASRAGGYFALVLGVAIAIAAYLRQRKIDLHARKKSESDQRAQTRAEEILADYEETGQGWFWETDRRGHLAYLSSPVAAILGRRVEELVGRPFSELFNLTEQSGEGERTLAFHLSARSSFSELAVRAATRDEERWWSITGRPTYDTFNNFAGFRGSGTDLTEKRRSQEHASRLAHFDSLTGLSNRFRMSQTLEKILLAPQVQHRACAVFLLDLDRFKQVNDTLGHPAGDALLKQVAQRLERVVGKIGRVGRLGGDEFEVILPGKMERGQLGHMAGRIIESLSQPYSIEGSRVMIGASVGIALAPDDGVTSEALIRNADLALYAAKDGGRGRFHFYAPDLHSDAEERRQMEEDLRDAVSNGGLELYYQPVVRTATEKITGFEALLRWNHPEHGWISPARFIPIAEDTGLIATIGEWALRTACQDLARWPENVRVAVNVSPLQFANPSLPVVVTNALATAQVAAERLELEITESVFLNDDEGTDQMFKSLKAIGVRLALDDFGTGYSSLGYLRSAPFDKIKIDQSFVRGATQPGSRNGAIIASIVSLAEALGMETTAEGVETLDELDLVRMLGCSHVQGYIYERPLSAMNAAARLSTGLMAIAQGPRSARAARQSMLRKVILDHGGHRYDAMVRNISQTGALIEGLWNVPAGTIFRILIADNHVVTGTCRWSADDRMGVEFSVPLRLDENGRIAAVAAPVGVRFAIAEQEVVASRKVG; this comes from the coding sequence ATGTCCGCAGAGCAGTTTCCGGAAGTAACGAGCACCGCAGGCCGCGCGCGCCACTTTGCGCGTACGCGGCGCCGTGAGCGTTCGGCACAGCCGGCGTTCCGCGAAGCGGGGGCGACTTTCCTGTTCGGAGGCGACCCCTCGAACCGTCTTGTGGCACCGGAATGGCCGAAGATGGCAATTCCGATGGCGCTCGCACTGGCCGGGCTTGCCCTTTTCAACTTGTCCATCCCCACGATCCTTCCGGCACTGCTCGCGCTTCTGGCGCTGGTTGCCACGCACTTCTCATCCATTGCCGTCAAGATCGAGTCGGAGCGGAAGCTTGAAACTGGACAGCGCCTTGCGTTGATGGGACTGGCGGTTGCCTTGCCGATGTTCCTGTTTGGGTCGGCGATGGGCTTCTGGGGGGAGTCAGGGCAGGTCGCATGGTTCGGCTGTCTCGCCGTCGTGGTCACGACTGGTGTCCTGGCGACGGTGGTCCAGTCAGGCCGCCTTGTCGCGGTGATCGCCGCCCAGGTAGGCATCTGGTCCGGTGTGACCTGTGTCGCGAGCCGTGCCGGCGGCTATTTTGCGCTGGTTCTCGGCGTTGCAATTGCGATTGCAGCCTATCTGCGGCAGCGGAAAATCGACTTGCATGCCAGGAAGAAATCCGAAAGCGACCAGCGCGCCCAAACCCGGGCCGAGGAGATTCTCGCAGACTACGAGGAAACCGGGCAGGGCTGGTTCTGGGAAACAGACAGGCGGGGACACCTTGCCTACCTTTCCAGTCCGGTCGCCGCGATCCTCGGCCGCCGGGTGGAGGAGCTTGTCGGCCGACCGTTTTCGGAACTGTTCAACCTGACTGAGCAGTCCGGGGAAGGCGAGCGCACACTGGCGTTCCACCTTTCCGCCCGGTCCAGCTTCAGTGAACTCGCGGTGCGCGCGGCGACGCGCGATGAGGAGCGATGGTGGTCGATTACGGGACGGCCAACCTATGACACATTCAACAACTTCGCGGGGTTCCGCGGATCCGGGACCGACCTGACGGAGAAGCGGCGCTCGCAGGAGCACGCATCGCGGCTGGCCCATTTCGATTCGCTCACCGGTTTGTCGAACCGGTTTCGCATGTCGCAAACTCTCGAGAAGATCCTCCTTGCGCCGCAAGTGCAGCACCGCGCTTGCGCGGTGTTTCTGCTCGACCTGGACCGTTTCAAGCAGGTCAACGATACGCTCGGGCACCCTGCAGGCGACGCTCTGCTCAAACAGGTGGCGCAGCGCCTGGAGCGCGTCGTAGGCAAGATCGGGCGGGTCGGCCGCCTTGGCGGCGACGAGTTTGAAGTGATCCTGCCCGGGAAGATGGAGCGTGGGCAGCTCGGGCACATGGCCGGGCGTATCATCGAAAGCCTTTCGCAGCCCTATTCGATCGAGGGCAGCCGCGTCATGATCGGGGCATCGGTCGGCATTGCGCTCGCTCCTGACGATGGTGTGACCAGCGAGGCGCTGATCCGCAACGCTGATCTGGCGCTTTATGCCGCCAAGGATGGCGGGCGAGGTCGCTTCCATTTCTACGCCCCCGACCTCCACAGCGATGCCGAAGAGCGTCGTCAGATGGAGGAAGACTTGCGCGACGCGGTCTCGAATGGAGGGCTCGAATTATACTACCAGCCCGTCGTCCGGACCGCGACCGAGAAGATCACCGGGTTCGAGGCCCTGCTGCGCTGGAATCATCCGGAGCATGGATGGATCAGTCCTGCTCGCTTCATCCCGATTGCCGAGGATACCGGCCTCATCGCCACCATCGGCGAGTGGGCTTTGCGCACTGCATGCCAGGATCTCGCACGCTGGCCGGAGAACGTCCGGGTGGCGGTCAACGTGTCTCCGCTTCAGTTCGCCAACCCCTCGTTGCCGGTCGTCGTCACCAATGCCCTAGCCACGGCCCAGGTGGCGGCCGAGCGGCTTGAGCTGGAAATCACCGAGAGCGTGTTCCTCAACGACGACGAGGGCACCGACCAGATGTTCAAGTCGTTGAAGGCGATCGGCGTGCGGCTAGCCCTGGACGATTTCGGAACCGGCTATTCGTCACTTGGCTATCTTCGCTCGGCGCCCTTCGACAAGATCAAGATCGACCAATCCTTCGTTCGCGGTGCAACGCAGCCGGGCAGCCGAAACGGCGCGATCATCGCGTCCATCGTCAGCCTTGCCGAAGCGCTGGGTATGGAAACGACCGCCGAGGGCGTGGAAACGCTCGACGAACTCGATCTCGTGCGCATGCTCGGGTGCAGCCACGTCCAGGGGTATATCTACGAACGACCGCTATCCGCGATGAACGCCGCTGCGCGGCTCTCCACAGGATTGATGGCCATCGCGCAAGGCCCGCGTTCCGCGCGTGCCGCCCGCCAGTCCATGCTGCGCAAGGTCATCCTCGACCATGGCGGTCACCGCTATGATGCCATGGTGCGTAACATCAGCCAGACCGGCGCACTCATCGAAGGGCTGTGGAATGTGCCGGCCGGAACGATCTTCCGCATCCTGATTGCCGACAATCACGTCGTGACCGGGACCTGTCGCTGGTCGGCCGATGATCGGATGGGCGTTGAATTCTCGGTGCCGCTACGCCTGGATGAGAACGGGCGGATCGCAGCCGTTGCCGCCCCCGTCGGGGTGCGGTTCGCGATTGCAGAACAAGAGGTCGTTGCGTCGCGCAAGGTTGGCTAA
- the rlmN gene encoding 23S rRNA (adenine(2503)-C(2))-methyltransferase RlmN → MRAMQTHTEIAPMPIPGHVDPVPVPREVTPREDGRIDLIGLPRKQIAELFAQAGLDAKAAKLRAKQVFHWLYHRGVTDFDAMTDIAKTMRPWLAERFVIGRPEIVEAQVSTDGTRKWLLRTADKHDFEMVFIPDADRGTLCVSSQVGCTLNCRFCHTGTMRLVRNLTPGEIVGQVMLARDALGEWPKGANDSRVATMAGLDFDDEDEGSYTSDGRLLTNIVMMGMGEPLYNFDNVRDALKLVMDGDGLALSKRRITLSTSGVVPMMERCGEEIGVNLAVSLHAVTKDVRDEIVPINRKYGIEELLQACADYPGASNARRITFEYVMLKDKNDSDDHARELVRLIRQYKLPAKVNLIPFNPWPGAPYECSSPDRIKSFANIVFEAGISAPVRTPRGRDIDAACGQLKTASERKSRAELDRLAEEKLAALG, encoded by the coding sequence ATGCGCGCGATGCAGACCCACACCGAAATTGCTCCCATGCCCATCCCCGGGCACGTCGATCCCGTTCCCGTTCCGCGCGAAGTCACTCCGCGTGAGGACGGACGCATCGACCTGATCGGGCTACCAAGGAAGCAGATCGCCGAACTGTTTGCGCAAGCCGGACTGGACGCGAAGGCCGCGAAACTGCGGGCCAAGCAGGTATTTCACTGGCTCTATCACCGCGGCGTCACCGATTTCGACGCCATGACCGACATCGCCAAGACCATGCGCCCCTGGCTGGCCGAACGCTTCGTCATCGGCCGTCCCGAAATCGTCGAAGCGCAGGTCTCGACCGACGGCACCCGGAAGTGGCTGCTTCGCACGGCCGACAAGCATGACTTCGAAATGGTGTTCATTCCCGACGCCGACCGCGGCACGCTTTGCGTTTCGAGCCAGGTCGGTTGCACGCTGAACTGCCGGTTCTGCCATACCGGAACCATGCGTCTGGTACGCAACCTGACCCCGGGCGAGATCGTCGGCCAGGTCATGCTGGCGCGTGATGCGCTGGGCGAATGGCCCAAGGGCGCCAACGATTCCCGCGTTGCCACCATGGCTGGCCTGGATTTCGATGACGAGGACGAAGGTAGCTATACTTCGGACGGGCGCCTTCTCACCAACATCGTGATGATGGGCATGGGCGAGCCGCTCTACAACTTCGACAATGTCCGCGATGCGCTCAAGCTCGTCATGGACGGGGATGGCCTTGCCCTGTCGAAGCGCCGCATCACGCTGTCCACCAGTGGCGTGGTTCCGATGATGGAGCGCTGCGGCGAGGAAATCGGCGTGAACCTTGCGGTTTCGCTCCACGCGGTCACCAAGGACGTGCGCGACGAGATCGTACCGATCAACCGCAAGTACGGGATCGAGGAACTGCTCCAGGCGTGCGCTGACTATCCGGGTGCTTCCAACGCCCGGCGCATCACCTTCGAATACGTGATGCTTAAGGACAAGAACGACAGCGACGACCATGCGCGCGAGCTCGTTCGCCTGATCCGTCAGTACAAGCTTCCCGCAAAGGTCAACCTGATCCCGTTCAACCCGTGGCCGGGAGCGCCTTACGAGTGCTCGAGCCCGGATCGGATAAAGAGCTTCGCCAACATCGTGTTCGAAGCCGGCATCAGCGCACCTGTGCGAACTCCGCGCGGGCGCGACATCGATGCGGCCTGCGGGCAGTTGAAGACGGCTTCTGAACGCAAGAGCCGCGCCGAGCTTGACCGCTTGGCGGAGGAAAAGCTCGCGGCGCTGGGCTGA
- a CDS encoding GreA/GreB family elongation factor, translating into MKPDGHPITPAGFAALRARYDHLLGTERPAIVEIVSWAAGNGDRSENGDYLYGRKRMREIDRELAFLARRMKASRVVDPARQEDRSRVLFGATVEIADEDDNRKVLTLVGDDEQDASKGLIGWSAPIAKALRGSRVGDLRIVRLPSGQKEWEIMAISYPEA; encoded by the coding sequence ATGAAGCCTGACGGACATCCCATTACGCCTGCCGGATTTGCCGCCCTGCGCGCCCGCTACGACCATCTGCTTGGCACCGAACGCCCTGCGATCGTCGAGATCGTCAGTTGGGCGGCGGGGAATGGCGACCGGAGCGAGAACGGCGATTATCTTTATGGGCGCAAGCGGATGCGCGAGATCGACCGGGAACTGGCGTTCCTCGCGCGGCGCATGAAGGCGTCTCGCGTGGTGGACCCTGCCCGTCAGGAAGACCGCAGCCGCGTGTTGTTCGGCGCGACCGTCGAGATCGCCGACGAGGACGACAATCGAAAGGTGCTGACGCTGGTGGGTGACGACGAACAAGATGCATCCAAGGGCCTGATCGGCTGGAGCGCCCCCATCGCCAAGGCGCTGCGCGGAAGCCGGGTGGGCGACCTGCGCATCGTGCGGCTCCCTTCGGGCCAGAAGGAGTGGGAAATAATGGCGATTTCCTATCCGGAAGCTTGA
- a CDS encoding phosphoglycerate mutase family protein, translating to MTSGRFYIMRHGETVYNATRRLQANHIHTPLTRQGFEQAVAMGCALRQELGERPQVTLHISDTGRALQTAALIAEELGLDWFAGRRTMDLKEIDMGSWCGRSYSDVEDEVGPIVVEDHLLRPAPDGEDYPMIAARLNRWLDGLEDMDGNHIVVMHGISSRVLRGIMAGYPVHPIHGAPIAPSLVQGSIALVENGNERVLYGSERGIEHA from the coding sequence ATGACAAGCGGTCGCTTCTACATCATGCGCCACGGCGAGACGGTCTACAACGCCACCCGCCGCCTTCAGGCCAACCACATCCACACGCCGCTGACGCGACAGGGCTTCGAGCAGGCCGTCGCCATGGGCTGCGCATTGCGGCAGGAGCTGGGAGAGCGGCCACAGGTCACGCTACACATATCCGACACGGGCCGTGCGTTGCAGACGGCGGCACTGATCGCGGAGGAACTGGGTCTCGACTGGTTTGCCGGACGGCGCACGATGGATCTCAAGGAGATCGACATGGGATCGTGGTGCGGTCGCTCCTACAGTGACGTAGAGGACGAAGTCGGCCCGATCGTCGTCGAGGATCACCTGCTGCGCCCTGCCCCCGATGGTGAGGACTATCCAATGATCGCGGCGCGGCTCAACCGCTGGCTTGACGGATTGGAGGATATGGACGGCAACCATATCGTAGTGATGCACGGCATCTCCAGCCGGGTACTGCGCGGGATCATGGCCGGATATCCGGTCCATCCGATCCATGGCGCACCGATCGCTCCATCGCTCGTGCAGGGCTCGATCGCACTGGTCGAGAACGGCAACGAACGCGTGCTGTACGGATCCGAACGTGGGATCGAGCACGCCTGA
- a CDS encoding lytic transglycosylase domain-containing protein, protein MKALILRSGVAGLLIQALAASSAVHASGADGADGSDWDRARANLVASQGGAMMNAVERWKLLSSSNRFGFSDYSTFVLSYPGFPDEEKLRRYAELSLEREAADANRLVAYFDSKPPLTNLGRAQYALALMQLGRPEARETARAAWRGGPMTDSAESALRSAWGSSFTLDDHDARMDALLWAGATEQASRQLAWVSPARKGIDTARLAAMQGGDPFASLSGVSSEQLNSDPGFVFQRVRQLRKAGQGPAARALLANRPLLIRQPLDREKWVEELLINARAAASAGDARSAMRIAAGIDDAFSPGEDVSKATYGLRDDYTSLMWLGGTQAWFNLGDGASAAPLFWRYGAAARTPGTRSKGFYWAGKAAARAGLQADARHYFEMAAQYGDQFYGLLALERLGRPVPKYATDATSQISAEERSRFYSRPLTQAVREVARNGDWRTTVRFFKEIAEQQQSEAQHMMVAQLARDLGRRDLGVIVGQAAAARGYLDFQHIAFPLIPVPQGYETKWTMIHAISRQESQFAQNAVSHAGARGLMQLMPGTANEQAGKLGLSYDASALTEDAGYNIRLGSGYFQRMLDYYGGSWPLAVAAYNAGPGNVNKWLRANGDPRNGGIDWIEWMERIPLSETRNYVQRVLENAVVYEAMNPQYASYRGANPMSYFIGKREPG, encoded by the coding sequence GTGAAAGCCTTGATCTTGCGTTCCGGCGTCGCAGGCCTCCTGATTCAGGCCCTCGCCGCCTCCAGCGCAGTGCATGCTAGCGGTGCCGATGGGGCCGATGGCTCGGACTGGGACCGCGCGCGCGCCAATCTGGTGGCCAGCCAGGGCGGCGCCATGATGAACGCGGTCGAACGGTGGAAACTCCTTTCCAGTTCCAACCGCTTCGGATTTTCGGACTATTCGACGTTCGTCCTTTCCTATCCCGGCTTTCCGGACGAGGAGAAGCTGCGCCGGTATGCCGAGCTTTCGCTTGAACGCGAGGCAGCAGACGCGAACCGCCTTGTCGCATATTTCGACAGCAAGCCACCGCTGACCAATCTCGGGAGGGCGCAATATGCCCTGGCGCTGATGCAGCTTGGCCGGCCCGAAGCGCGCGAAACGGCGCGGGCTGCCTGGCGCGGCGGCCCGATGACCGACAGCGCGGAAAGCGCGCTTCGTTCTGCCTGGGGCTCCAGCTTCACCCTCGACGACCATGACGCGCGCATGGACGCGTTGCTGTGGGCCGGGGCGACGGAGCAGGCGTCGCGTCAGTTGGCATGGGTCAGTCCCGCGCGCAAGGGCATCGACACTGCCCGTCTGGCCGCGATGCAGGGCGGCGATCCCTTTGCTTCGCTGTCTGGCGTGTCGAGCGAGCAGCTCAACAGCGATCCCGGATTCGTGTTTCAGCGCGTCCGCCAGTTGCGCAAGGCCGGGCAGGGCCCCGCGGCCCGCGCGCTGCTCGCCAACCGTCCGCTTCTCATCCGCCAACCACTCGACCGCGAGAAATGGGTCGAGGAATTGCTCATCAATGCCCGCGCGGCAGCAAGTGCCGGTGACGCGCGCTCCGCCATGCGGATCGCCGCCGGGATCGACGACGCGTTCTCTCCCGGAGAGGACGTGAGCAAGGCCACTTATGGTCTGCGCGACGATTATACCTCGCTCATGTGGCTTGGTGGAACGCAGGCGTGGTTCAACCTCGGCGATGGCGCAAGCGCGGCGCCGCTGTTCTGGCGCTATGGCGCGGCGGCGCGGACGCCGGGCACGCGTTCGAAGGGCTTCTACTGGGCAGGCAAGGCGGCGGCTCGAGCAGGTCTTCAGGCCGATGCGCGGCACTATTTCGAAATGGCCGCGCAATACGGCGACCAGTTCTACGGCCTGCTGGCACTGGAGCGCCTGGGGCGCCCCGTGCCGAAATACGCGACCGATGCCACCTCCCAGATTTCTGCTGAAGAACGTAGCCGTTTCTACTCCCGCCCCCTCACCCAGGCCGTGCGCGAAGTGGCGCGCAACGGAGATTGGCGCACGACGGTCCGCTTCTTCAAGGAAATCGCCGAGCAGCAGCAGAGCGAGGCGCAGCACATGATGGTGGCGCAACTCGCGCGCGATCTGGGGCGGCGCGATCTCGGCGTGATCGTCGGGCAGGCAGCGGCGGCGCGCGGCTACCTCGATTTCCAGCACATCGCCTTCCCCCTGATCCCCGTACCTCAGGGATACGAGACCAAGTGGACGATGATCCACGCGATCAGCCGGCAGGAAAGCCAGTTCGCGCAGAACGCGGTGAGCCACGCCGGCGCGCGCGGCCTCATGCAGCTCATGCCGGGCACCGCAAACGAGCAGGCCGGAAAGCTTGGCCTCTCGTACGATGCCTCCGCGCTGACCGAGGACGCCGGGTACAACATCAGGCTGGGCTCGGGCTATTTCCAGCGCATGCTCGACTACTACGGCGGGTCGTGGCCGCTGGCCGTGGCAGCCTATAATGCAGGGCCCGGCAACGTGAACAAATGGCTGCGCGCCAACGGCGACCCCCGCAACGGTGGTATCGACTGGATCGAATGGATGGAACGCATCCCGTTGTCCGAGACGCGCAATTACGTGCAGCGCGTACTGGAAAACGCGGTGGTCTACGAAGCGATGAATCCGCAGTACGCCAGCTATCGCGGGGCAAATCCGATGAGCTACTTCATCGGCAAGCGGGAGCCGGGCTGA
- the dapA gene encoding 4-hydroxy-tetrahydrodipicolinate synthase, with protein sequence MFSGSIPALVTPFRDGAFDEKAFRRLVDWQIENGSSALVPCGTTGEASTLSNAEHHRVIEVCVEQAAGRVPVIAGCGSNDTMNALLHMNFSKKCGAQAALCVAPYYNRPSQAGIIAHFSYLAEHNDLPIVLYNVPGRTVTDILPETVCELAKRYPDKIIGIKDASGDLSRVTDHRMGIGKHFCQLSGDDELALPANAAGAVGCISVTANVAPRLCADFQAACAANDLEKARELNDKLYPLHYAMFEDASPGPVKYALSRVFADINEDLRLPMVPCNEAARKAVDAALVHAGLLELA encoded by the coding sequence ATGTTTTCCGGCTCGATTCCGGCCCTTGTGACTCCTTTTCGCGATGGAGCGTTCGATGAGAAGGCGTTCCGCCGCCTTGTCGACTGGCAGATCGAGAACGGCTCTTCGGCGCTCGTTCCCTGCGGCACCACCGGCGAGGCTTCGACGCTTTCGAACGCCGAGCATCACCGCGTCATCGAAGTCTGCGTGGAACAGGCGGCCGGCCGCGTTCCCGTGATCGCCGGCTGCGGCAGCAATGACACGATGAATGCCTTGCTGCACATGAACTTTTCCAAGAAGTGCGGTGCGCAGGCCGCGCTCTGCGTTGCGCCCTACTATAACCGGCCGAGCCAGGCTGGCATCATTGCGCACTTCAGCTACCTGGCGGAGCACAACGACCTGCCGATCGTGCTCTACAACGTACCTGGCCGCACCGTGACCGACATCCTGCCGGAGACTGTGTGCGAACTCGCCAAGCGCTATCCGGACAAGATCATCGGCATCAAGGATGCCAGCGGCGATCTGTCGCGCGTGACCGACCACCGCATGGGGATCGGCAAGCATTTCTGCCAGCTTTCCGGCGACGACGAGCTGGCGCTGCCCGCCAATGCCGCCGGGGCGGTCGGTTGCATCTCCGTCACGGCTAACGTGGCGCCCAGGCTCTGCGCCGATTTCCAGGCTGCCTGCGCCGCGAACGATCTGGAGAAGGCGCGAGAACTGAACGACAAGCTCTATCCGCTGCATTACGCCATGTTCGAGGACGCTTCGCCGGGGCCGGTGAAGTACGCGCTGAGCCGGGTGTTCGCGGACATCAACGAAGACCTGCGCCTTCCGATGGTCCCGTGCAACGAGGCTGCCCGCAAGGCTGTCGACGCTGCGCTGGTCCACGCCGGACTGCTCGAACTCGCCTGA
- a CDS encoding alpha/beta fold hydrolase: MTDTAIHKMIGVAGRRLHVARWHSGASERPPLLLLNGIGMNLELLAPVARSLPEREVICFDMPGTGNSPDPVFPYSISCMALTTASLLDRLEIDRADVLGISWGGAVAQQFAFQHRARIGKLVLAATAAGATMIPGNAALLAHLSDPREYSVERTLKRNLASIYNGGGSARVSLNAAKAPSPLGFSYQMAAFASWSSLPILPMLSMPVMVMADEEDQLVPPSNAHFLHHAIAHSELEMFRGGGHLFMLSQRERFVARLRTFLDDDAHAC, translated from the coding sequence GTGACCGATACCGCGATACACAAGATGATCGGCGTCGCAGGACGCAGGCTACATGTCGCACGATGGCATTCCGGCGCGAGCGAACGCCCGCCGCTGCTGCTGCTGAACGGCATCGGCATGAATCTGGAGCTGCTTGCGCCAGTGGCGCGCAGCTTGCCCGAACGGGAAGTGATCTGCTTCGACATGCCGGGGACAGGCAACTCGCCGGATCCGGTATTTCCCTACTCTATCAGTTGCATGGCCCTGACCACGGCCAGCCTTCTCGACCGGCTCGAAATCGATCGCGCAGATGTTCTCGGCATCAGCTGGGGCGGCGCCGTGGCCCAGCAGTTCGCGTTCCAGCATCGGGCTCGCATCGGCAAGCTGGTGCTTGCCGCAACCGCTGCTGGCGCGACGATGATCCCCGGCAACGCCGCCCTGCTCGCCCATCTCTCCGACCCGCGCGAGTATTCAGTGGAGCGCACGCTCAAGCGCAACCTCGCCTCGATCTATAATGGCGGCGGAAGCGCTCGGGTCTCGCTCAACGCGGCAAAGGCCCCCTCGCCGCTAGGCTTCTCCTATCAGATGGCAGCTTTCGCCAGTTGGTCGAGCTTGCCGATCCTGCCGATGCTCTCGATGCCGGTCATGGTGATGGCCGACGAGGAAGACCAGCTCGTTCCTCCTTCCAACGCGCATTTCCTGCATCACGCGATTGCGCACAGCGAACTGGAGATGTTCCGCGGCGGCGGTCATCTCTTCATGCTGTCCCAGCGCGAAAGGTTCGTGGCCAGACTGAGGACGTTCCTCGACGACGACGCACACGCGTGTTGA
- the smpB gene encoding SsrA-binding protein SmpB: MARPVHPEFDKKKVVAENRRARFEYFIEETYEAGICLTGTEVKSLRFGEGSIAESYAEVKNGEVWLVNSNVPEFSHGNRFNHVPKRPRKLLLKERQIAKFTGAVERKGMTLVPLSIYFNSRGRAKVELALAKGKNAADKRTTIKERDWKREKARIMKDHG; this comes from the coding sequence ATGGCTCGTCCCGTTCATCCCGAATTCGACAAGAAGAAGGTCGTCGCCGAAAATCGGCGGGCACGCTTCGAGTATTTCATCGAAGAGACCTACGAGGCTGGAATCTGCCTGACCGGCACCGAGGTGAAGTCGCTTCGCTTCGGGGAAGGTTCGATCGCCGAGAGTTATGCCGAGGTGAAGAACGGCGAAGTCTGGTTGGTCAATTCCAACGTTCCCGAATTCAGCCACGGCAATCGTTTCAATCACGTGCCGAAGCGTCCGCGCAAGCTATTGCTGAAAGAGCGCCAGATCGCGAAGTTTACCGGAGCCGTGGAGCGCAAGGGCATGACGCTCGTGCCCCTGTCGATCTACTTCAACAGCCGCGGCCGTGCGAAGGTCGAACTGGCGCTCGCGAAGGGCAAGAACGCTGCCGACAAACGCACGACGATCAAGGAACGCGATTGGAAGCGCGAAAAGGCGCGGATCATGAAGGACCACGGTTGA
- a CDS encoding DUF4169 family protein, producing MGDIVNLRSARKAKARELREVEAQENRAKFGRTKGEKAGCRKEAERATRLLDGAFMERTGRNEP from the coding sequence ATGGGCGATATCGTCAACCTCCGTTCGGCAAGGAAAGCCAAGGCGCGCGAGCTTCGAGAGGTCGAAGCCCAAGAGAACCGCGCGAAGTTCGGACGCACGAAAGGCGAGAAGGCCGGTTGCCGTAAGGAAGCCGAACGGGCGACCAGACTTCTCGATGGGGCCTTCATGGAGCGAACCGGGCGCAACGAGCCTTGA
- a CDS encoding outer membrane protein produces the protein MKKICAILAAGTAIAAAPAYAQDATPAEAFSGFHAEALVGYDHNRSGSSEDVDNTRDLKQSIDGVEYGGAIGYDIPLGTNLVAGAEAEITDSSASWDNNNDQPNVFNLGRVEAGRQYYVGARLGYAMSPSTMVYVKGGYSNARYNLQGTDGTTNLRQRLDADGYRVGAGVEQKVGENAFVKLEYKYANYSKGEFDFNGDTPDSSRFNLDTDRHSITAGVGVRF, from the coding sequence ATGAAAAAGATCTGCGCAATCCTCGCCGCCGGCACTGCCATCGCTGCTGCTCCTGCGTACGCGCAGGACGCCACGCCCGCCGAAGCCTTCAGCGGTTTCCACGCCGAAGCTCTCGTGGGCTATGACCACAACCGCTCCGGCAGCAGCGAAGATGTCGACAACACCCGCGATCTCAAGCAGTCCATCGACGGCGTCGAATACGGCGGCGCGATCGGCTATGACATTCCGCTTGGCACCAATCTTGTCGCCGGTGCCGAAGCTGAAATCACCGACAGCAGCGCGAGCTGGGACAACAACAACGACCAGCCCAACGTCTTCAACCTCGGTCGCGTCGAAGCGGGCCGCCAGTACTACGTCGGCGCCCGTCTCGGTTATGCAATGTCGCCGAGCACGATGGTCTATGTGAAGGGTGGCTACAGCAACGCCCGCTATAACCTTCAGGGCACCGACGGAACCACTAACCTGCGCCAGCGGCTTGACGCCGACGGCTACCGCGTGGGTGCCGGCGTCGAGCAGAAGGTTGGCGAGAACGCCTTTGTGAAGCTCGAGTACAAGTACGCAAACTACAGCAAGGGCGAATTCGACTTCAACGGCGACACGCCGGACAGCAGCCGCTTCAACCTCGACACCGACCGTCATTCGATCACCGCCGGCGTTGGCGTCCGCTTCTGA